A region from the Acyrthosiphon pisum isolate AL4f chromosome A1, pea_aphid_22Mar2018_4r6ur, whole genome shotgun sequence genome encodes:
- the LOC100163376 gene encoding esterase E4 isoform X1: MVSGTLKSTYNFRTRIKMIIKWTFIAVVLYLDLVQCIPQELKITKGVIKGQILKSRNGRSYYSYTGIPYAKPPIGELRFKAPVPVGPWDGILDATKESNICIQQGSTDGQEDCLYLNVYSPKTNEKSLPVMFWIHGGGFTWGHSRSGLYGPDYLMDKDVILVTMNYRLGIFGFLSAEDDVIPGNYGVKDQVAALRWVQENIMHFNGDPNRVTISGGSSGGASTGYHMLSPMSKGLFHKAILQSGAPVCKWAVLPPGIPRKRAHAVATISGCNFDTSEDILKCLRQIPAQYLIDLHTKLFTWIVHPFILFNPVVENCNTGQEAFLCHHPIYDFHQESFVPAIVGLNSAEGGLFVAAMYNNTALLHPELRTDFNRLISIMMNYNYYTTPENIDEIGEKVLKKYFPSGGIDDHTHINAVKMFTDSCFTECVIDMAYKLSSPVYSYFYNYQNEFSYNKAFGSCERPLGVTHGDELNSIFKMNSLNPNDLNEKDLEVSKLVINIWYKFVASDNPTIDGLENGLPWPEFTKPNQSVILFNSSHPSLIQNPCMDAYAFWKKLI; the protein is encoded by the exons atGATTATAAAATGGACTTTTATTGCTGTCGTGCTGTACTTAGATTTGGTGCAATGCATACCACAGGAGTTGAAAATAACTAAAGGCGTGATTAAAggacaaattttgaaatctcGAAATGGGCGGTCTTATTATTCTTATACCGGAATACCATACGCAAAACCACCAATTGGAGAACTTAGGTttaag gcaCCAGTACCGGTGGGACCATGGGACGGCATATTGGACGCTACGAAAGAATCAAATATCTGTATTCAACAGGGAAGCACGGACGGTCAGGAAGActgtttgtatttaaatgtatattctcCAAAAACGAATGAAAAGTCGTTACCAGTCATGTTTTGGATTCACGGAGGAGGATTTACTTGGGGCCACAGTAGGTCTGGTCTATACGGACCAGATTATCTTATGGACAAGGACGTGATATTGGTAACAATGAACTATAGACTTGGTATATTCG GATTTCTCAGCGCCGAAGATGATGTGATACCCGGAAACTACGGAGTAAAAGATCAAGTAGCCGCATTACGTTGGGTGCAGGAAAACATAATGCATTTTAACGGTGATCCTAATCGAGTGACAATTTCCGGCGGAAGTTCAGGAGGTGCTAGCACAGGATATCATATGCTATCGCCGATGAGTAAAGGTCTTTTTCATAAAGCCATACTTCAAAGTGGTGCACCGGTTTGCAAGTGGGCCGTTTTACCTCCTGGAATTCCTCGTAAACGCGCCCATGCAGTGGCAACTATTTCAGGGTGTAATTTCGATACATCCGAAGACATATTGAAATGTTTGAGACAAATCCCAGCTCAATATTTGATAGATCTTCACACCAAATTATTC ACTTGGATTGTTCATCCTTTCATTTTATTCAATCCTGTGGTTGAAAACTGTAATACTGGTCAAGAAGCATTTCTTTGTCATCATCCAATATATGACTTTCATCAAGAGTCGTTCGTACCAGCTATTGTTGGTTTAAATTCAGCCGAAGGTGGTTTGTTTGTTGCTG CTATGTACAACAATACGGCATTACTACATCCAGAACTTCGTACGGATTTTAATcgtttaatatcaataatgatgaattataattattatacaacaccTGAGAACATTGACGAAATTGGAGAAAAagtgcttaaaaaatatttcccatCTGGAGGTATAGATGATCATACGCATATCAACGCtgttaaa ATGTTCACCGATTCATGTTTTACAGAATGTGTTATTGATATGGCATATAAATTGTCATCTCCCgtgtatagttatttttataattatcaaaatgaattttcttataataaagcATTTGGCTCATGTGAGAGACCCTTAGGAGTCACCCATGGCGATGAACTAAAtagtattttcaaaatgaatagCTTAAATCCAAATGATTTAAACGAAAAAGATCTTGAAGTTTCGAAATTAGTCATTAATATTTGGTATAAATTCGTTGCATCTGA taatcCTACCATCGATGGATTAGAAAATGGTTTACCTTGGCCTGAATTTACAAAACCAAACCAATCGGTGATCCTATTCAATTCAAGTCATCCCAGTCTTATTCAAAATCCATGTATGGATGCTTATGCATTTTggaaaaaacttatataa
- the LOC100163376 gene encoding venom carboxylesterase-6 isoform X2, producing MVSGTLKSTYNFRTRIKMIIKWTFIAVVLYLDLVQCIPQELKITKGVIKGQILKSRNGRSYYSYTGIPYAKPPIGELRFKAPVPVGPWDGILDATKESNICIQQGSTDGQEDCLYLNVYSPKTNEKSLPVMFWIHGGGFTWGHSRSGLYGPDYLMDKDVILVTMNYRLGIFGFLSAEDDVIPGNYGVKDQVAALRWVQENIMHFNGDPNRVTISGGSSGGASTGYHMLSPMSKGLFHKAILQSGAPVCKWAVLPPGIPRKRAHAVATISGCNFDTSEDILKCLRQIPAQYLIDLHTKLFTWIVHPFILFNPVVENCNTGQEAFLCHHPIYDFHQESFVPAIVGLNSAEGGLFVAAMYNNTALLHPELRTDFNRLISIMMNYNYYTTPENIDEIGEKVLKKYFPSGGIDDHTHINAVKVDVHRFMFYRMCY from the exons atGATTATAAAATGGACTTTTATTGCTGTCGTGCTGTACTTAGATTTGGTGCAATGCATACCACAGGAGTTGAAAATAACTAAAGGCGTGATTAAAggacaaattttgaaatctcGAAATGGGCGGTCTTATTATTCTTATACCGGAATACCATACGCAAAACCACCAATTGGAGAACTTAGGTttaag gcaCCAGTACCGGTGGGACCATGGGACGGCATATTGGACGCTACGAAAGAATCAAATATCTGTATTCAACAGGGAAGCACGGACGGTCAGGAAGActgtttgtatttaaatgtatattctcCAAAAACGAATGAAAAGTCGTTACCAGTCATGTTTTGGATTCACGGAGGAGGATTTACTTGGGGCCACAGTAGGTCTGGTCTATACGGACCAGATTATCTTATGGACAAGGACGTGATATTGGTAACAATGAACTATAGACTTGGTATATTCG GATTTCTCAGCGCCGAAGATGATGTGATACCCGGAAACTACGGAGTAAAAGATCAAGTAGCCGCATTACGTTGGGTGCAGGAAAACATAATGCATTTTAACGGTGATCCTAATCGAGTGACAATTTCCGGCGGAAGTTCAGGAGGTGCTAGCACAGGATATCATATGCTATCGCCGATGAGTAAAGGTCTTTTTCATAAAGCCATACTTCAAAGTGGTGCACCGGTTTGCAAGTGGGCCGTTTTACCTCCTGGAATTCCTCGTAAACGCGCCCATGCAGTGGCAACTATTTCAGGGTGTAATTTCGATACATCCGAAGACATATTGAAATGTTTGAGACAAATCCCAGCTCAATATTTGATAGATCTTCACACCAAATTATTC ACTTGGATTGTTCATCCTTTCATTTTATTCAATCCTGTGGTTGAAAACTGTAATACTGGTCAAGAAGCATTTCTTTGTCATCATCCAATATATGACTTTCATCAAGAGTCGTTCGTACCAGCTATTGTTGGTTTAAATTCAGCCGAAGGTGGTTTGTTTGTTGCTG CTATGTACAACAATACGGCATTACTACATCCAGAACTTCGTACGGATTTTAATcgtttaatatcaataatgatgaattataattattatacaacaccTGAGAACATTGACGAAATTGGAGAAAAagtgcttaaaaaatatttcccatCTGGAGGTATAGATGATCATACGCATATCAACGCtgttaaagtag ATGTTCACCGATTCATGTTTTACAGAATGTGTTATTGA